In Hippoglossus stenolepis isolate QCI-W04-F060 chromosome 21, HSTE1.2, whole genome shotgun sequence, one DNA window encodes the following:
- the si:ch73-103b11.2 gene encoding early endosome antigen 1 isoform X3, with protein MSLKDNPCRKFQANIFNKSKCQNCFKPRESHLLNDEDFNQAKPIYGGWLLLAPEGTNFDNPLHRSRKWQRRFFILYEHGLLRYALDEMPSTLPQGTINMNQCSDVINGEARTGQKNSLCILTSDKEHFIRAECKEIINGWQEALTVYPRTNKQNQKKKRKVDPPTHQSLCDLTSHCALSSSYPLLPTRTPPQEPGPAKVTVTSSSSSGGSISCLPSSIAGAERVPMSRATLWQEESRWSRATIPCSRSASCLSQLSQSQPDSSITTQDDGGTMSTGRKVRVESGYFSLEKNKSEPSPHSAQHSQSPQPPQHLPLSSSASSSSLGAPSPRYNSESEPQSYPCQPSQDPLPSPGALVSPSYSTISSSQSSLDSDPSVTSPTWEGCCGGGGGSTSNIGNGGGRVGCSGREYTALSDVPRARRLSYREAFRSEKKRQELRARTRSPGREEVARLFGEERRRPQVIGRFQEGQHVEHMETNSSSEPSSNTALIQRQGRSERRCLANKHEISLDAGTDRSAPSLTSPTFSNLRRAKSLDRRVTESSMTPDLLNFKKGWMTKLYEDGMWKKHWFVLTDQSLRYYKDSIAEEASELDGEIDLSTCCDVKEFPVQRNYGFQIQCTEGACTLSAMTSGIRRNWIQAIMKNVRPTIAPDVTRSLPDEKIKAQVMLEPCPQATPEPSPVPEAPRSDVHRQPAGNHVSVPPSELRRSRVRERRPEGRSKTYDWSEFKMEQTEKPVKERADTVDLSSSFSTTSSYCSPSSSASSLASSPVSTSSLQTSSVSGAHPPSMTEEAEKGNVRRGAPPHSTTSATHMPNTVTVTMTSTLNTTPTVQPSTPESQEQGKMEVDHHTAMHPASEDKKDNRTSGVHKEIEQRWHQVETTPLREEKQVPIATAAADSANSERLPADELAALLDKELGQKQKELDQLQKQNNLLKEQLDDALGREHSAREGYVLQSATPPSSSPHRVPWQRLHKLNQDLQSELEAQRRKQDLAQQQIRTLKRSYTDAQDAVDRHEADIQALQGKLACAMAEILASEEAVARMRNELKLEQERSKEQEVENGKSEATLRAQLKDSEDRLREVEACLLERNQALRHLEHQQALQRDHIREIQRLQERLQEVTARLCATEEGQALKEERLRKEQHSMQESHERERQNLCRKLTQAEIAQKEMEDNLLEAEQQVEALLRGRRSSGGKECSEEMLKLQEELTHKIDMVESLRESVRRLEEEKSHLTCRCQELINQIAEADREVNKLRKCLETEEAEYYTLEQSYDRATQEFQKMSQFLREKEEEIRQTKEMYERLVERKEEDLKEALIKMTVLGSSLEETEQKLQAKEEFLCQMSRSLLEKVEPCSAEKDLQAKLVVAEDRIAELEQHLNALQLGYADLQMERRKTPELRKKGRVKTSASISPNTELSLSFNNTSKSENAPDDQESLAKRSRIRFSSIQCQKYISLEGLVTGQASSGHVETGQKDDQDVNEDIGLTGGNISSDMPHTSDPEKFISIIHSLETKLLATEDKLRNLTQNLEEQQSTQVDDMSKIDVQMTETDHHPEKELSCGSSCLANKHYGKALMCVEKSREKVRVILGGSHTSTGSQLHSLSEIESDLFNASLYIQQGQKTLEEQTPAVHQNQTPETRDREALQLFAKTLSFEAVILNKMALLIQTSKSDILHALAEIWEDIDNIKKSDKDCLAIVYADVLTRKLMLESAFWQELEKTEADVAKCKEGSASADVNDATIFNTFIKAELVYSIQNLKLCYEEKFKILKRELTEAHTNLNQREMALKAIIEASKRPDLKNVIKEVKNNFGFNKQRLADVQPPELAPYMEQIEMETARDLAEKIVDRHLAEEMPSCGVDSIDTLQNAHDNLANELQRQAAILHKYAQEMEGGETHPGLAKMIRALFGQQTSENFSSTSLCMREALIQAQVAYVACRLRAMHEQDLGWCKQTGQNMDALVQQHAHNVSAIQEKFEASLQEERLSFTQTLATLEMENQTLRSEIGKRVNQLSQQQEQLVLLEEHYRNDTENLNQMHKKELQRAEQGCASTELALIETLADSQQKLEVLLVDMDTMKEQQQGHVKKLEEQFEQRICELQHIHTEEMEKLHSQYVENIQCLKEHLKVKKGPEVSQSLPCDEAIMPMEEEEQGKGEDAQNMSEVDSMVVLKDRIQELETQMNTMRDELENKHLEGDVASLREKYQRDFESLKATCERGFSAMEDTHHKVIEDIQRQHQREISKLLEERERLLAEETAATIAAIEAMKNAHREELEKNQRSPLSGLNSDIDELRLQYEEELQSIQRELEVLSEQYSQKCLENAHLAQALEAERQALRQCQRENQELNAHNQELNNRMSEEIIRMRSCYSGEMALSPLTQGKDVYELEVLLRIKESEIQYLKQEIHSLKDELQSALRDKKYATDKYKDIYTELSIVKAKADCDISKLKEKLLIATEALGEKTVDGTVTSGYDIMKSKSNPDIIKKEKSAASRQLRGIRSKSLKEGLTVQERMKLFEAKDSKKI; from the exons CCCAGCACTCTACCCCAGGGCACAATCAATATGAACCAGTGCAGTGACGTCATCAATGGTGAGGCGAGGACGGGCCAGAAGAACTCGCTGTGCATCCTGACCTCTGACAAAGAGCACTTCATACGTGCGGAATGTAAAGAAATCATCAATGG GTGGCAGGAGGCTCTGACTGTGTACCCCAGGACCAACAAGCAGAACCAGAAGAAGAAACGAAAGGTCGATCCCCCCACTCACCAG TCTCTGTGTGACCTTACCTCCCATTGTGCCCTCTCCTCTTCCTATCCACTCCTCCCAACCCGAACTCCTCCCCAGGAGCCAGGCCCAGCCAAGGTGACAgtgaccagcagcagcagcagcggcggcagcatCTCGTGCCTGCCCAGCAGCATTGCCGGTGCCGAGCGCGTCCCAATGAGCCGTGCAACACTGTGGCAGGAGGAGAGTCGCTGGAGCCGGGCCACCATCCCCTGCAGCCGCAGTGCCTCCTGTCTCAGCCAGCTGAGCCAGAGCCAACCAGACTCCAGTATCACAACTCAAGACG atgGTGGCACCATGAGCACTGGGCGCAAAGTACGTGTGGAGAGTGGCTACTTTTCCTTGGAAAAGAACAAGTCGGAGCCTTCTCCACATTCTGCACAGCACTCCCAGTCCCCACAGCCACCTCAGCACCTGCCCCTGTCCTCTTCggcatcatcctcctctttagGAGCTCCCAGTCCCAGGTACAACTCTGAGTCAGAACCTCAATCTTACCCCTGTCAACCCTCCCAAGACCCCCTCCCTTCTCCAGGTGCACTTGTCTCCCCCAGCTACTCCACCATCAGCTCCTCCCAGAGCTCGCTGGACTCCGATCCCAGCGTCACGTCGCCCACCTGGGAGGGatgctgtggtggtggtggagggagcACTAGTAACATCGGTAACGGAGGAGGCAGAGTGGGCTGCTCTGGCAGGGAGTATACAGCGCTGTCGGATGTGCCACGGGCTCGCAGACTGAGCTACCGGGAAGCGTTCCGCTCAGAGAAAAAGCGCCAAGAGCTGAGAGCTCGGACAAGGAGTCCTGGTAGAGAGGAGGTGGCTCGGCTGTTCGGGGAGGAGCGCAG GCGTCCACAAGTCATCGGGAGGTTTCAGGAGGGTCAGCATGTTGAGCATATGGAAACAAACAGCTCCAGTGAGCCCTCCTCTAACACCGCGCTAATCCAGAGACAAGGTCGCAGCGAGAGACGCTGTCTGGCCAACAAACAT gaGATTTCACTGGATGCAGGAACAGACCGTTCAGCTCCCAGTTTGACCAGCCCCACTTTTTCCAACTTAAGAAGAGCGAAGTCACTGGACCGCAGAGTCACAGAGTCTTCGATGACT CCAGATCTGCTGAACTTTAAAAAAGGATGGATGACGAAGCTGTATGAAGACGGAATG tGGAAGAAACACTGGTTTGTACTAACAGACCAGAGTCTGAGGTACTACAAGGACTCGATAGCTGAGGAG GCTTCTGAACTGGATGGGGAGATCGACCTTTCCACATGCTGTGACGTCAAAGAGTTCCCAGTCCAGAGAAACTACGGCTTCCAAATCCAG TGCACAGAGGGAGCGTGCACCCTGTCGGCCATGACCTCTGGAATCCGTCGCAACTGGATTCAGGCCATTATGAAGAATGTGCGACCCACTATTGCCCCCGACGTCACCCG ATCCCTCCCTGATGAGAAGATAAAAGCCCAAGTGATGTTGGAGCCCTGTCCGCAGGCCACCCCTGAGCCAAGCCCCGTTCCTGAGGCCCCCAGGTCTGATGTCCACAGACAGCCAGCTGGCAACCacgtctctgtccctccctctgagCTGCGTAGAAGCCGAGTTCGTGAACGCAGACCAGAAGGACGCTCTAAGACTTACGACTGGTCTGAGTTCAAGATGGAGCAGACAGAAAAGCCTGTGAAGGAGCGAGCCGACACCGTCGATCTCAGCTCATCGTTCTCCACAACCTCCTCTTAttgctctccctcctcttcagctTCCTCTTTAGCGTCCTCTCCGGTCTCTACCTCCTCCCTCCAAACCTCCTCGGTATCAGGGGCTCACCCACCCTCTATGacagaagaagcagagaaggGGAATGTCAGGAGGGGCGCCCCTCCACACAGCACTACTAGTGCAACCCACATGCCAAATACTGTTACTGTTACCATGACTTCCACACTTAATACAACGCCAACAGTACAGCCATCAACACCTGAAAGCCAAGAGCAAGGGAAAATGGAAGTGGACCACCATACAGCCATGCATCCTGCTAGTGAGGATAAGAAGGACAACAGAACCTCAGGTGTCCATAAAGAGATTGAGCAGCGATGGCATCAGGTGGAGACGACACCTTTGAGGGAAGAGAAGCAAGTGCCCATCGCCACGGCTGCAGCAGACTCTGCTAACTCTGAAAGGTTGCCTGCCGATGAGCTTGCTGCACTGCTAGACAAAGAG TTGGGACAGAAGCAGAAGGAGCTGGACCAACTACAGAAGCAGAACAACCTTTTAAAAGAGCAGCTGGATGATGCGCTAGGGAGAGAACACAGTGCCAGAGAGGGCTATGTACTGCAG AGTGCAACACCCCCTTCCTCTTCACCGCACAGAGTGCCATGGCAACGCTTGCACAAGCTTAATCAAGATTTGCAGAGCGAATTGGAGGCCCAAAGGCGCAAGCAGGACCTTGCTCAGCAGCAAATTCGGACGTTAAAGAGAAGCTACACCGATGCCCAGGACGCTGTAGACCGCCACGAGGCTGATATTCAGGCTCTGCAGGGTAAACTAGCATGTGCAATGGCTGAAATCTTGGCCAGTGAAGAGGCTGTGGCCCGAATGCGCAATGAGCTCAAGTTAGAGCAGGAGCGTTCAAAGGAACAAGAagtagaaaatggaaaaagtgaGGCCACCCTACGTGCCCAGCTGAAGGACAGTGAGGACAGACTCCGTGAAGTAGAGGCCTGCCTCTTAGAGAGGAACCAGGCTCTCAGGCACCTCGAGCACCAGCAGGCCCTGCAACGAGACCACATTAGAGAGATACAGAGGTTGCAGGAGAGGCTGCAAGAGGTGACTGCTCGACTATGTGCTACTGAGGAGGGCCAAGCTTTGAAGGAGGAGCGCCTGAGGAAGGAGCAGCATAGCATGCAAGAGAGTCATGAGAGGGAAAGACAGAATCTGTGCAGAAAATTAACTCAGGCTGAAATCGCccagaaagagatggaggacaATCTGCTTGAGGCCGAGCAGCAGGTAGAGGCTCTGTTGAGAGGGAGGCGCTCCTCCGGAGGCAAAGAATGCAGTGAGGAAATGTTGAAGTTACAAGAGGAACTGACTCATAAGATTGACATGGTTGAGTCACTGAGGGAGAGCGTGCGGAGgctggaagaagagaagagccACCTCACTTGCCGTTGTCAGGAGCTTATCAACCAGATAGCAGAAGCTGACCGTGAGGTGAATAAGCTTCGCAAATGTCTGGAAACTGAAGAGGCTGAGTACTACACGCTGGAGCAGTCATATGATAGGGCTACCCAGGAGTTTCAGAAAATGAGTCAGTTCCttagagaaaaagaggaagagatcCGGCAGACTAAGGAGATGTATGAAAGGCTAGTGGAACGCAAGGAAGAGGACCTAAAAGAGGCACTTATTAAAATGACAGTACTTGGCAGCAGCTTGgaggaaacagaacagaagTTGCAAGCAAAGGAGGAGTTTCTCTGTCAAATGAGTCGGAGCCTCTTAGAAAAGGTTGAGCCCTGTAGTGCTGAAAAGGATCTGCAAGCCAAGCTTGTGGTCGCAGAGGACCGTATCGCGGAGCTTGAACAGCATCTCAATGCCCTGCAGTTGGGCTATGCTGACCTACAAATGGAAAGACGTAAGACCCCAGAGCTGAGGAAAAAGGGAAGGGTTAAAACATCAGCCTCCATATCACCAAACACAGaactttctctttcctttaaCAATACATCCAAGTCAGAGAACGCCCCAGATGATCAGGAGTCTCTAGCTAAGAGATCAAGGATACGTTTTTCCAGTATTCAGTGCCAAAAATACATTAGCTTAGAGGGCCTGGTCACGGGCCAAGCAAGTAGTGGTCATGTGGAGACAGGACAAAAAGATGACCAAGATGTAAATGAAGACATCGGTTTAACCGGAGGAAATATCTCCTCTGATATGCCGCATACCAGTGACCCAGAGAAGTTTATCTCCATCATACATTCCCTCGAAACTAAACTGCTTGCCACTGAGGATAAGCTAagaaacctcacacagaatctaGAAGAGCAGCAATCCACCCAAGTAGACGACATGTCCAAGATTGATGTACAGATGACAGAAACAGACCATCACCCAGAGAAAGAGTTGAGTTGTGGGAGTAGTTGTCTTGCCAATAAGCATTATGGCAAGGCCCTGATGTGCGTTGAAAAGAGTCGAGAGAAAGTCAGGGTTATTCTCGGTGGTTCTCATACTTCCACTGGTTCGCAGTTGCATTCATTGTCGGAGATAGAGAGCGATTTGTTCAATGCATCACTGTACATCCAACAAGGACAAAAGACGTTGGAAGAACAAACACCAGCTGTCCATCAGAATCAAACCCCAGAGACTCGAGATAGAGAAGCTCTTCAGCTCTTTGCCAAAACCTTGTCTTTTGAGGCAGtaattttgaataaaatggCTTTATTGATACAAACGTCAAAGTCTGACATTCTACATGCTCTTGCAGAGATATGGGAAGACATCGACAACATTAAAAAGAGTGACAAAGATTGTTTGGCTATAGTTTATGCTGATGTCTTGACCAGGAAGCTGATGTTAGAGAGTGCGTTCTGGCAGGAGTTGGAGAAAACTGAGGCAGATGTTGCAAAATGCAAAGAGGGCAGTGCGTCAGCTGATGTAAATGATGCCACAATCTTTAACACCTTCATTAAAGCAGAACTAGTCTACTCTATTCAAAACCTTAAGCTTTGCTATGAAGAGAAATTCAAAATACTGAAAAGGGAGTTGACTGAAGCTCATACGAACCTAAATCAAAGGGAAATGGCTCTGAAAGCGATTATTGAAGCTTCCAAAAGGCctgatttgaaaaatgtaataaaggAAGTCAAAAATAACTTTGGCTTTAATAAACAAAGGTTAGCTGACGTTCAACCCCCTGAACTTGCTCCTTACATGGAGCAGATTGAAATGGAAACAGCGAGAGACTTGGCTGAGAAAATTGTAGACAGACACTTGGCTGAAGAAATGCCCTCTTGTGGTGTTGACTCTATTGATACGCTGCAAAATGCACATGACAATCTGGCCAATGAGCTTCAGCGACAAGCAGCAATCCTCCATAAGTACGCTCAAGAGATGGAAGGTGGTGAAACCCATCCGGGGCTGGCTAAAATGATCCGGGCTCTTTTTGGGCAGCAAACCTCTGAGAATTTCTCTAGTACCTCTCTTTGTATGCGTGAAGCCCTTATTCAGGCTCAGGTGGCTTATGTGGCATGTAGATTACGGGCAATGCATGAACAAGACTTGGGTTGGTGCAAACAGACAGGTCAGAACATGGATGCTCTTGTCCAGCAGCATGCGCACAATGTCAGTGCAATCCAAGAAAAGTTTGAAGCATCCTTACAGGAGGAGCGCCTGAGTTTCACGCAGACACTGGCCACTCTTGAAATGGAGAACCAAACCCTGAGGAGTGAGATAGGCAAACGTGTGAATCAGCTCTCCCAGCAGCAGGAGCAACTGGTCCTCCTGGAGGAACACTACCGGAATGACACTGAAAACCTGAATCAGATGCACAAGAAAGAGCTACAGCGAGCAGAGCAAGGCTGTGCTTCAACAGAGCTGGCCCTCATTGAGACATTGGCCGACAGCCAACAGAAGTTAGAGGTTCTGCTGGTGGACATGGATACGATGAAGGAGCAGCAACAGGGTCATGTGAAGAAACTGGAGGAGCAGTTTGAACAGAGGATCTGTGAGCTCCAGCACATCCACACAGAGGAGATGGAAAAGTTACATTCCCAGTATGTTGAAAACATTCAGTGTCTCAAAGAGCACCTGAAGGTCAAAAAAGGTCCTGAGGTTTCACAATCGCTACCGTGTGATGAGGCCATAATGCcaatggaagaggaggagcaggggaaggGGGAAGATGCTCAAAATATGTCCGAGGTGGACTCAATGGTGGTTCTCAAGGACCGGATCCAGGAGCTGGAGACTCAGATGAACACCATGAGGGACGAACTGGAGAACAAGCACCTCGAAGGAGATGTGGCCAGCCTGAGAGAGAAATACCAGAGAGACTTTGAAAGTCTTAAG GCCACGTGTGAACGTGGGTTTTCTGCAATGGAAGATACCCACCACAAGGTGATAGAAGACATCCAGAGGCAGCATCAGAGGGAGATCTCCAAACTCCtggaagagcgagagagactCTTGGCTGAGGAAACTGCTGCGACAATTGCTG CTATCGAAGCTATGAAAAATGCACACAGGGAGGAACTGGAGAAGAACCAGCGCTCCCCACTGAGTGGACTGAACTCTGACATCGATGAGCTTCGCTTACAATACGA GGAGGAGTTGCAGTCCATCCAGAGAGAGCTGGAGGTGTTGTCCGAGCAGTACTCTCAGAAGTGTCTGGAGAACGCTCACCTGGCCCAGGCGCTGGAGGCCGAGAGGCAGGCCCTCAGGCAGTGTCAGAGAGAGAACCAGGAGCTAAATGCTCACAACCAG GAATTGAATAATCGAATGAGTGAGGAGATCATCCGGATGCGCTCCTGTTACAGCGGTGAAATGGCGCTGTCACCACTTACCCAAGGCAAAGATGTGTATGAACTAGAg GTGTTGCTACGTATTAAGGAGTCGGAGATCCAGTATCTTAAACAGGAAATCCACTCTTTGAAAGATGAACTGCAGTCTGCTTTAAgg GACAAGAAATATGCCACAGACAAATATAAGGACATCTATACAGAGCTCAGCATAGTGAAAGCAAAGGCTGACTGTGACATCAGCAAACTGAAGGAGAAACTGCTCATTGCCACAGAAGCTTTAGGCGAGAAGACGGTCGATGGAACAGTCACATCTGGATACG atatCATGAAATCAAAGAGTAATCCAGatatcataaaaaaagaaaaatcggCAGCCTCCAGGCAACTGAGAGGCATAAGGTCAAAG AGCCTGAAAGAGGGACTAACTGTGCAGGAGCGCATGAAGCTTTTTGAGGCAAAAGATTCCAAAAAGATTTGA